AAATTACCGCTGGATATAGATAAACCGGATTACTAATCAGAGAGTAATAGAAGAAGAAAGAAAAAGGACGTCTCAGCGTGGTTGAATCATGGTATGCTCCCAATTTAGCAGGGAGCATATTATCCATCCTGGAGACGCCTTTTTTGTTGCGTTAGTCTGTGTAGGCAAAATCAACTGTAACGAATGCTTCAACGGACAATCCGCCGGGAATGATCGGCGTGGTGGCCGCCCCTCGCGGTGTGAAAAGAAACGGGACAGGCGGAATACTGTTTTCGAGTATACGTATCGGTACTGGATTTAGTCTCGTATGTAGCGTGTCGGAAATAGATTTGGCTTTGTCAACAGCATTATTCAAAGCATTGTTTAAGGCCTGCTGGTAAAAGAGAGCCGGCTCAGAGAGTTCAAAAGAAATAGCTTCTATCAAATTGGAGCCTGCACTGACTACGGTGTCGATTATTTTTCCGACTTCATTGAGCTTATCCGTCTGAATCTGGACTATATGTTTTACCTCATACCCTTTGTCGATTTGTTTGCCCTCCTGATATTCATAGAGCTGATCTATTAGATATTGAACCGTTTTTATTTCCGTTATTCCCAGCAGGTTCAGAGCCTGAATGACTTCTTTCATACTTTGTGCATTGTCCGACTGTATTTGAGATACATTATATCCGGTGGTTCGAACACCTAAGCGAATGACGGCTGTATCCGGGGCTGCGGTAACATATCCCTGACCC
This region of Aminipila luticellarii genomic DNA includes:
- a CDS encoding SIMPL domain-containing protein; this translates as MVRSLSDNNYSNHTMTLTGQGYVTAAPDTAVIRLGVRTTGYNVSQIQSDNAQSMKEVIQALNLLGITEIKTVQYLIDQLYEYQEGKQIDKGYEVKHIVQIQTDKLNEVGKIIDTVVSAGSNLIEAISFELSEPALFYQQALNNALNNAVDKAKSISDTLHTRLNPVPIRILENSIPPVPFLFTPRGAATTPIIPGGLSVEAFVTVDFAYTD